DNA from Vespa velutina chromosome 23, iVesVel2.1, whole genome shotgun sequence:
ATGTGCTACATGTACGAAATAATGTCATGTAGAATGTATTGCTGTAATACCtgaaacttttaatttatagtGAAAGTGAATCTTTTATTACATTCTAGGTTCAACATTGTTCTGTTGGGCATGTCAGTTTGGACTGATGTAACACAAATCTAATATACAAACATGCCATCTCAATATACGATTCACTTTCTCATTTCAAAATTACCTATAATTTAGGTTTGATGATAAGGCAGTGTGATGttagtaaattattaattcctAGGAAAGTactctaaaaatataaaagtcattaaaatctttttcttcgttgtaaTTTAGCCCAAAAGttagttacttttttttctttctatatctctcactaatgtaaaatatctaataaattcttttaaaattggtTATTATTATGGAGAGtaatgatggtggtgatgatgtCTTCGCTTTCTTCTgtatataaaagcaaaaattgAACGAAGACGCCACCAACGACTATGTTTTCGAACTGAATTACGTGATCTTTCCTTTGCACGTATCTGTCGAACTAATGAATAAAAAGCATCATCTATGAATTGTCGGAGCGCAGCAGATGTTTCATAAAATGGACACCCTAATTGTTCTGCAAGCGCTTTACCTTCTTCTGTTGATACCTAGTAAATGtcgcattaaaaatattatgtttttattgtatatcatatatattatactttaccTCTCGTTGATGCtgtaaatcaaatttattaccAACCAATACAAGTGGAATATGCTCGTTAGGCCGTACACGTGATATTGATTTACGATATTCTAAAGCTTCTTGGAAACTATGTTTATCTGTTACAGAATAACATATCATGAATCCTTCGCCACACCTCATATACTGATCACGCATTGCAGTAAATTCTACCTGGATTCaagaacatattatataatatatatatatatat
Protein-coding regions in this window:
- the LOC124956805 gene encoding GTP-binding protein Rit2-like; translated protein: MWQKGNIFDTYKFFTMSLDILQEKNATINGKGNMSVVSQPTTRGGLRVYKIVVLGDGGVGKSAVTLQFVSHSFLECHDPTIEDSYQQQAVIDGEAALLDILDTAGQVEFTAMRDQYMRCGEGFMICYSVTDKHSFQEALEYRKSISRVRPNEHIPLVLVGNKFDLQHQREVSTEEGKALAEQLGCPFYETSAALRQFIDDAFYSLVRQIRAKERSRNSVRKHSRWWRLRSIFAFIYRRKRRHHHHHHYSP